The genomic window GGTTCCACCAGCCACGGTATGGGACCGATGCCGAGCCAGCCGAGCATGATGTTCAGCAATCCGTTGTCGGTGTTGAACACGAATTGCCACACGACCGCCATGACCACCGACGAGATGGCCAGTGGCATGAACACGATCGTGCGAAAGACTCCGATTCCCTTGACCTTCCGGTTGAGTACGGCTGCGACGACCAGGCTGATCAACACGGTCGGAACCACGGTGCCGATGGTGTAGATCACCGTGTTGCGCAGCGCGATGACGAACAGCGGGTCGGAGGTGAACAGCTCGGTGAAGTTCCTGACACCCACGAATTTCGGCGAGGTGAACAGGTCCCACTGTTGTCCGCTCATGTAGAGCGAGAAACCGAGCGGAAAGAGCATGAACACCAGGACCGCCGCCAGGTTGGGCGCCACGAACAGGCGCCCGGCACGCGCGCGTCTATCGATTGCGGTCATGGACTGCGCAGCACCTCGTCGACCGCATGGGAGAGCGCGCGCAGCGACGTCGCCGGACGGGCGCCGCGCAGCACGGGGCCGAAGTTGCGGTCCATCAACGCACCGATCTTCTCCCAGGCGGGTGTGATCGGCATTCCCTTGGAGACCGCCGGCCCCTCGGTGAGCACATCGAGGTTGCCGATTCTGCGGTGTGCGTTCGCGAAGCCGTCGGAATCGATCGCCGACCGCAGTACCGGGACGAACAGCCGGGATTCACCGATGAGCTGTTGCCCGACGGGTCCGGTCGCGAATTTCACGAATTCCCACGCCTGTTCCTTGCGCCGACTGGTCGCCGCGATGGCGAGCCCGGTGACCCCGATATTGGAGCACGCGGCGCTGCCGTGCGGTCCCACCGGCAGCGGCGCCACGTCGAAGTCCAAGCCGTCGGCTCGGTCGAACGTCTGGTATCGCCAGTGACCGCCCAGCGCGATGGCGGCCTTCCCCACGGCGAAAAGGTCGGCCGTGGACATCGACTGTTGGTCGGAGGCGCTGGGTGCGACTCGGTGCTTGTTGGTCAGGTCGGCGTAGAACTGCACGGCTTCGATGAAGGCGTCCTGGTCGAAGTTGAGGTGTGTCGGGTTGGTGAGCGGAACCGCCCAGGCTACGCCGTTGTTCATGGCGAACAAACCAGCCGAGTAGTAGGAGACCCAGGCATTGACGAAACCCCACTGGGTGACGCGGCCGGACGCGTCGCGCTGGGTGAGAGCCGTAGCGGCATCCAGGAATTCGGTGAAACTCCACGGCTGGCTCCATGATCGCGGCGGCGGCGCGAGTCCGGCGCCGGCGAACAAGGCTTTGTTGTAGAAGAGGTAGTTGCCTGACCACTGCTCGGGGAAGGCGTACTGACCCTTGTTGTAGGTGAACGTCTCGTACAGCGCCGGAATGCTGTCTGATCGCAGTTGTGCGGCGAATTGGCGGTCGCGGTCCAGAAACGTATTGAGATCGAGCAACACTCCCCGGTCGGCCAGTTCGGCGTAAGTGAGTTCCCATGTCATCAACACGTCCGGACATTTGCCGCCGGCGCAGAAAGTCGACAGCTGCTGCATGACCCCAGGTCCGGACAGGATCGGCCGCACTTTGACGTCGGGATGCTGGCGCTCGAATTCCTTGACGATGCGCATCCGGGGGTGGATCTCGTCGGGGTTAGCGGCGAAGAAGAACGTCAGGGCGTCATCGTCGTCAGGGGCACAACCGCCGGCCCACGGTGCCAGTCCGGCTGCGGTCACCGCACCAACGCCCCGCAACAGGCTGCGCCGTCCGAATGCCTTCTCGAACATGCTGCTTCCGATCCCGGCCCCCTCTTCGGGCCCACACTTGGTCCTTCTTAGTCGATGGGCCTGTGCTCTTCCTGAGTTGTCGGGTACGGCTAGGCGTACGCGGACGTGAGAACGGCGCCGCGCCGGCCTCTGGTGATGTCGATGGCGCGAATCCGGTCGTCAGTACCGAAATCGATTCGTAGCAGCGCCCACACCTGTCCGGCCGGGGCAAGGGCGATACCGGGCATGCCGTCGATGAGAACCACAACGCCGGTGCGCGCGCGCTGGGAGAAGCGCCGGGTCTCCTCGGCAACGTTTCTGGCGCCGCGCACTTCGGTTGGCACATCGTCGGGCACCAGTGCCGGATCGACCCGGCGCACGACGTCGGGCGCGAGCAGCTCGAGCAGCGTCGCGATGTCGCCGCCGCGGGAGGCCGCCAGAAACGCCTCCACGAGCCTGATGTGCTGGGCGGTGCGCGGGCTGCGCGCCGCCGGGTGCGGGTGTAATCGGCTGCGCGCGCGGCTGGCCAGCTTCTTGGCGGCCGCGGGCGTGCGGTCCAACAGGTCACCGATTGTCTCGAACGGCAACCCGAAGACGTCGTGCAGGACGAAGGCGACCCGCTGGGCCGGTGAGAGCTGGTCGAGCACCACGACGAGCGCCCGACTGACCGAGTCGGCCAGCAAGGCTTCCTCATCGGCACCCGGCAGCGCGGTCCGATCGTCGGGTTCGGCCAGCGGCCGCTCGGCCCGTCGCTGGCGCCCCCGCAACTGGTCGACGGCCTCGTGGGCGGTGATTGTGGTGAACCATCCGGTCAGGTTGTCGACCGCGGCGAAGTCGGAGCGGCTGGCTTTCAACCATGCGGACTGCACGGCGTCGTCGGCGTCGGACGACGAGCCGAGCAGCTGAAAAGCTACCGACTTGAGGTGGCGGCGGTCGGCGTCGAAGCATTGCGCAAGCTCCGCGAGATCCATTGCGTTCATCGGGTCACCTTCTGCGAGCGGGAGTCGTCAAAGAGATGTCATCCATGACCGCTCGATACGACCGCTCCGCTGCGAAGGAGACCAGCACCATGACCCTACCGATTGTGCGCTTCCTTGTCGTCCTGACCACCGCCGTCGCAACCGCGGGCATTACGCTGCCCGACCTGGTGCCAGCCCAATTCGTCCTGGCGAATTCGGCCCGCGTCGGTGTGTCCCGCTCCTGGCTGCCGACCCTGGCCATGCTGAAGTTCGCCGGCGCCGGTGGGCTGATCGTCGGGCTGCTCGGTTTGCGGTATATCGGGATCGCCGCCGCGACGGGGCTGGTCCTGTATTTCATCGGCGCCGTCATTGTGCACGTACGGGCGCGCGTCTTCTCCAACATCGCCTTTCCAGGCGGTTACTTGGTGCTGTCGATCGCGTCGCTGGTCTTACTGGTGGCGCACTGAGCCGTCACCGATCAGGCTGGGAAGTAACGGATCTCGTTGATCTGGTGGCCGCGCCAAGCCACGTCGGCGAACAGAATGCCGCGCCCGTGATCCGAGGCCACCGAAACGGTGACCGTCGAACCCGCGCCGATGGCTTTGGTCCAGCTGGCGCCGCGCAGCTGCTCGACGAGTTCGGTGCGGTCCAGTGCGTCGTCATCGCCCAAAGTGATTGGGGCGCCTGGTGACAACGTTTGCAATACGGCCGCCTCGTCCTTTCGCACGATTGCGTTGAGGAAGGTTTCGACGAGCTTCTTGTGACGCGTGCCCGCGCGGCGGAAACCACTGAGGAAGCCCGCGGTGCCGCGCAGGCCCTGGTTGCCCAGCAAGCTCCGGGACAGTTGCACAGCCGGTGACACCGCGCCGGGTCCGGTTCGCAGGAATTGCAGCATCATGGCCGGCAACTCCCAGTACGCCCGCAGTTCGGCGATCTGCCAGTCGGCGCCGGTCCCCCGCAGGTCGTAGCGCAAAAACGCGGGAATGAGCATGGTCACGGCTGAACCCATCGCCACCTCGAGCTCGAGGTCGCGCACCACAACGCAGCCGCAGACGATGTCGAGGTCCCGGTGAAACTTGATGTCTCGGGGGGCGATGAACGTGTCGAAGAATCGGCCGATCTGCTCACGACCCACGTTGGGCCTCGACCCGACTGGATCTTCCACGCGGGCGTCCTCGGTGAACAGGCCCACCCAGCCGGCCCGGTCATGGGCAGCGGCGGCCTGCGGCGAGCGCTCGACGGCGGCCAGCAAGGCCTCCCGGTCCGGCCGCGCCATCAGCTGCTCGAGACCACGCTGATACCGGCATTGCGCATGTCGGCGATGGCCTGCGAGGTGGAGTCCGCCGCGGCACCCGCCGTCAGGTCCAGCAGCACTCTGGTCGCCAAGCCAGCGCGGACCGCATCTTTGGAGGTCATCCGCACACAATAATCGGTGGCTACTCCGACGATATCGACCTCATCCACCTGCCGTTGCCGCAACCAGTCCAGCAACGGTGTGTCGTTGTCGTCGACGCCCTCGAACCCGCTGTACGCCCCGCTGAACGCGCCTTTGCGGAACACGGCATCCAAGCGACTGGTGTCGAGATCGGGATGGAAGTCCGCGCCGAGAGTTCCTGCGACACAGTGGGGCGGCCAGGAGGAGGAGTAATCCGGGTGATCGGAGAAATGATCGCCGGGATCTATATGAAAGTCCTTGGTAGCAACGATGTGTTGGTATCCGGGGTCACTGGCCAGGTAGGCGTTTATTGCCGCTGGCAAAGCCGCAGCGCCGGTCACCGGTACCGAGCCGCCCTCGCAGAAATCGTTTTGCACGTCGACGATGATCAACGCCCGCACACACCCCACGATATGCCGGTAACGACCGGCCCGGCGGTTTGTGGGCTGGCGAGGCGGGTAATACACCTGCCATGTTGATCCGGAGAATCGCGCGACCCATGTTGTCAGCTGTGTTCATCGGCCAGGGAGTGGACGCCCTGCGCAACCCGAAGCCGGCAGCGCAAGCCGCCCAGCCCACCGTGAGCGGATTGCAGCAACTGCCCGATCCGGTGGGTAGCAAAGTACCGACGGATGCCGAGACACTTGCCAAAATCAACGCCGGTGTCCAGATCGGCGGTGGCCTGTTGTTGGCCGCGGGCAGACTGCCCCGAGTCGCCTCTGCTGCGCTGGCGTTGACAGTAATCCCCGGCAACCTTGGCGCGCATATGTTTTGGACCGAATCCGATCCGGAGCGCAAGGCGGAGATGCGCCGGGCGTTTCTGGCCGACGTGAGCCTGTTGGGCGGATTGATCATCGCGTCGGCCGACACCGCGGGTAAACCGTCGCTGGGTTGGCGCGGTCGCAAGGCGGCCGAACGGCTCTCGGAGCGGGTGTCCGGAGCGCTACCGGGATCCCACGACGCGCTGATCGATGCGGAGCTTGGGGATCGTATTGTGCACGGTCTGCAGGCCGGCGCCGAACGCAGCCGTGAGCTGGCCAGCACCGCCGCCGAGAAGAGCGCGCCCTACGCCGAAGCCGCCCTGGAGCGGGGTCGCGAACTGGCCAGCACCGCGGCCGAGAAGAGCGCGCCGCTGGCCGAAGCCGCCCTGGAACGGGGTCGGGAACTGGCCAGCACCGCCGCCGAGCGGACTGCGCCGCTGGCGAAGAAGGCGCGCAAACGCAGCCGGGAGTTGGCCAGCACCGCGGCCGAGCGGAGTGTCCCGTTGGCCGAGGAGGCGCGCAAGCGGGGTGAGAAGCTGGCGAGCACGGCTCGGGAGCGCAGCGTAGAGCTGGCCGAAACCGCACGTCAGCGCGGCAGCGTGCTGGCCGATACGGCGGTGGCCCGCGGTAGCCAGCTCGCCGACACCGCCCGCGACCGGGGCAGCCAACTCGCCGACACCGCGGTGGCGCGCAGCAGTCAACTCGCCGACACCGCCCGCGACCGCTTCGACGAGCAGCTCAGCGGCCGTCGCAAGCGCTGGTGGAACTAGCCAGATAGGAATCGACGACGTCGTCGACGTCCTGGCCGACGTCGACGGCGACGCCGTTTTCGTCGGCGCCAAGGGGTTCCAAGGCGTCCAATTGCGACCGCAGCAATGCCACCGGCATGAAGTGACCCGGTCGGGCCGTGATGCGTCGGCTGAGCAGTTCCCGTGTCCCGGTCAGGTGCAGGAACCGGACCTGAGGGCATTGGGTGCGCAGTTGGTCGCGGTAGCGGCGTTTGAGCGCTGAACAACTCATCACCCCGCCGTCGGGGTGGGCGGCCAGCCAGTCGCCGACCTTCTCCAGCCACGGATAGCGGTCAGCGTCGGTGAGCGCAACGCCCGCGGACATCTTGGCCAGATTGGCCGGCGGGTGCAGGTTGTCGGCGTCCATGAACGGCAGGCCCAGGCGCCGCGCGAGGGCGGCTCCGATCGTGGACTTTCCGGCTCCCGAGACACCCATCACCACGATGGGTGACCGGGGCGTCGACCGGTCGCCGCTCACGGCTGGTTTCGGTTCCATTCCATCCAGCCGACTCCACGGCGGCCGTCGCCAGTGGTGATGTCGACCCAGGCGCGCGGAAACTGGCTGACGCGCCCGTCGTCGGCGGTCAGCAAGACCGGCGCGTGCGCGCGCACCTCGACGTCAGCGGCAAGGTCCCCGGGGTTCAGCGTCAGGTTGGTGTCGAGCGGTAAGCCACTGGGCGCGAACGCCTCTCGGTAGGTGACGCTTTGCAATTCGGTCAGCGGGCCCTCGGCACTCTGCAGGTAACCGATGCCGAGTTCGCCGGTGTTCGGGATGGTCAGGTGCAGACCGTGCAGGTGCGTGCCGTCGTCGAGGTGCAGTGCGCTCCACATCCAGTTCATGCTCCACCAGTCGCGCACACCCCAGGAGTGGTCGCGCTGTCCGGGAACCGAATCGATCTGGTAGCGAGCGTGTTTGACCACGACGGTGCCCGAGACGGTGCAGGGAATCTCGTAGCGGGTGGTGACCCGATACTGATACGGGGTTCCGTTCGTGGTCCACTCCAGGTTGAGCGCCACGTCCACCGGTTCGCCCGCCTCGCCGCGCAGCAAGGCCGACGGGTCCGGGTAGGACTGGCCTCGGGCCCGTAGATCGACCCGATAGGTGTGTAATGGTGCGTCGGCGGCGTGGCGCAGTTCGATGCTGTCGGTTCGGATCGCCCACGGGTCGGCGGGCACCGGCACGTCGACGTCGATGACGGCCACGGTCGGCAGGTCTGGTCCGCACAGCAGCGCGTGAATCCAGGCTCGCCCTTGATTGGGTATCAGGCCGAGGCGGAACCAGCCACCCAATCCCTCTGCCGCAGCGACGAAGTCGGCGTACCAGCTCTCGCTCCATAGCGGCTCGGCGGTTGCAGTGTGGGCGAGCTCATCCGGCTCCGCCGGTTGTAAGGGTTCCGGTTGGGCAGGGGCAGGTAGGGTGGCCAACGCGTCGGTGTCCAGCACATGGTCACAGTGCCGCTGCAGCATCGTCATGAACATCTCGTCACCGCGCGCGGTGCGCTCCACCAGCATCGAGGACACGATCGCCATCATTACGCCGAAAAAGCTTTGCCTGCGCACACTTTCGCGGAGTTCGGCCAGCGTGATCGGTGGCATCGGACCCAGCGCCCCATAGTAGGCACGCAGCAACTCGTCATAGTGGGTGCGTCGGTCCGGAGTGGATAGGGCGCAACCCAGGAAGTAGGCGAGATCGGTCAAAGCCGGTCCCCAGGACACGGTCTGCCAGTCGACCACGGTGAGTGCCCGGTCGGACCCGGCAGCGCCGAACAGCATGTTGTCCAGCCGGTAGTCGCCGTGCACCAGACCCCGCACTCGGCCCGGGGCGCCCTCCTGAGCGAGGTAACCGTCGAAAGCGGCGATGAAGGTATCGCAGACGGTGCGGTGCTGCGGCGCGACCCGATCGCCGTAGCGGTCGATGAAGCCCGCGTACAGCGGCGTGATCATGGCCTGGCTCAGCGGTGAGTCGCGGTTGAGCCACGCTGCGGCGGCCGCCGCAGCGTCGCCGAGCAGCGGGGCATGCAGCCGGGCCAGCTCGACGACGGCCAGGTGCGCTTGTTGGCTTGTGGCACCGGCGATTTCGTCGCCGACGACCGCCGGAGCGGCATCACCGAGCAGCAGATCGAACACGCCGGTGCTGAGGTCGACGGCCGCGTGGTAGCACGGTGCGATCGCGCCGCCCAGCCGTGGTGCGATGTCGTGGTAGAACCGGACCTCGCGCTCGTAGAGACCCAGCGTCAACCCGGTCTGCCGGCTCATTGGATCGCTGGCGGCGACCTTTAGGACCACCGATCGCGGGCCGTCGCCCTCGGAGTAGCTCAGGCCGATCCGGTAGCACTCGCTCATTTGTCCGGTGCCGATACGCTCGGTGGTGAAGCTGGAAACGGTTCCAGCGCCAAGAGTTTCGGTGAGCCACTCGGCGGTGAGGTCGCTGGGGCGTTCGATGGCCCGCTCGTTGTCAGACGCCATGGCGTTCAGTGCACCAAGCTAAAGCCGTCCCACGCGAGTCGGCGGTGCTGGTGTGGATCGAACTCGATGCGGCACTTGCGGTCGAAAACCATGACGGCTCGGTCGGTATGCGTGTAGGCCGGCCAGTCGTCACCGGGCACACCGGTGCGGCTGAACGACCGCCAGCGGCGTTGTACCTCGTTGCTGACCCGCAGCGCGGAGCGTTGGTCGGCGGCCGCGGTGAGCAAGGCGCCGAATCTGGTGCGGTAGATGTCGAATACGGCGAACAGTTCGGTGGCATGCGTCGCTCCGAAACCCGACCAGCGCAGCGTGCGCGGTGCATAGTCATAGCGGTACAGGTAGGTGGGTGCATGGTTGGTGTGGGCTTCGGCGATCTGCCAGGCCGCCGCACCGAAGGCGAAGTCACCGCCGAGTTGGATACATGCCGATGCCGCAGGGTAATTCGGGTAGGCCGCGGTGATGCGCTCGCGGGCAGCCGGGTCGGCGTCGGCCAGCAACTCCTCGACCATCGACTGGTTGGTCGGCAGCATCCGGAGGAACCGGGTGAACAACCGGCCCTCCTCGGCGTTGGTGCCGACGATGAGGGGCACCCGGTGCGCCTGTCCGTTGCGCATCGCGTCGATCGGGTCGATGGGCAGCACCTCGTCACCGGCCACCGGCCCAATGGGGAAGGCGCCCAGTCGTTTCTGCATGCCCTGTTCGATCAGGCGTTGCTGGGCCTTGACCAGCTGGGCCGGCGATGCCTGCATCACCGCCGTGGCGGCGTCGTCAGGGCTCGCCCCGAGCAACTGGGCGAATCGCGTCGCGAATTCGGCGGCAACCTCCGGCGAGCGCACCATACCCATCGCGGGGCTTTCCGAAATGGCGTGTGCGAAAAGCCCTTTGGCGGCGGGAACCGCCAACAGCGTCGCGGTGATGTGGGCCCCCGCGCTTTCGCCGAAGATGGTGACGTTGTCCGGGTCACCGCCGAAACTAGCGATGTTGTCGTTGACCCAGCGCAGTGCCAGCACCAAATCGCGCAGATACAGGTTGCCGTCGATGTTGGTCTGGGGCGTCGACAACGAGGACAGGTCCAGGCAGCCCAGCGCGCCCAGCCGGTAGTTGACCGACACGTAGACACAACCCCGCCGGGCCAGGGCCGCACCGTCATAGATGGGGGTGGCCGAGCTGCCCAAGATGTAGCCGCCGCCGTGGATGAAGAACATGACCGGTAACGGTTCGTCTGCGCCGCCTTCGGGTGTGACGACGTTGAGCGTCAAGCAGTCTTCGCTCATGGGTTGGTACCGGCCCAGACCGACCATGGTGTAGCGACGCTGCTGGGGGGCGCAGTTGGCGAATCCGTGGCAGTGCCGCACCCCGGACCAACGTTCGGCGGGCTGCGGTGCTTTATAGCGCAGCGGGCCTACCGGCGGCCTGGCGTACGGAATGCCTCGCCAGCGATTGACGCCGTCGCGGGTGAAGCCTTCGACGGTGCCGGCGGCCGTGCGGGCGCGGACGATGCGCTCGTGCATAGACCGACGTTAGCGGACGCGTCGCGGGGACGGCGCGCGCAGCGCCCGAATTCGGATCGTGGCGATTAGCCTGGCGGGATGCGGATCGGTGCCTTGGTTGCAATACCTCTGCTGCTTGCGGGGTGCTCGCATGATGCCGGCAGCCAGTCGGAACATTCGCAAACGACCGGCGCAACGCCGCCGAGCAGCACCACTTCCGCCTCGGCCGGCAAGCTGCCGTCGCCGCCGACCGCGCCGGCCGCCGGAGCGCCGATGTCGGAGGTCATCGCCTGGGTGGAGGCGGCGCACCCGGCCGATCCCGCCAAGTTCCACACCGCAGCGCGCGACGGTGTCACCAATCAACTCGGTGACGACAGCGCGTTTTCCGCCTCGGCAGGTGCAGTGGCGTGCACGACGGATACCAAACACAC from Mycobacterium kubicae includes these protein-coding regions:
- a CDS encoding DoxX family protein encodes the protein MLIRRIARPMLSAVFIGQGVDALRNPKPAAQAAQPTVSGLQQLPDPVGSKVPTDAETLAKINAGVQIGGGLLLAAGRLPRVASAALALTVIPGNLGAHMFWTESDPERKAEMRRAFLADVSLLGGLIIASADTAGKPSLGWRGRKAAERLSERVSGALPGSHDALIDAELGDRIVHGLQAGAERSRELASTAAEKSAPYAEAALERGRELASTAAEKSAPLAEAALERGRELASTAAERTAPLAKKARKRSRELASTAAERSVPLAEEARKRGEKLASTARERSVELAETARQRGSVLADTAVARGSQLADTARDRGSQLADTAVARSSQLADTARDRFDEQLSGRRKRWWN
- a CDS encoding carbohydrate ABC transporter permease, with the translated sequence MTAIDRRARAGRLFVAPNLAAVLVFMLFPLGFSLYMSGQQWDLFTSPKFVGVRNFTELFTSDPLFVIALRNTVIYTIGTVVPTVLISLVVAAVLNRKVKGIGVFRTIVFMPLAISSVVMAVVWQFVFNTDNGLLNIMLGWLGIGPIPWLVEPRWAMASLCLVSVWRSVPFATVVLLAAMQGVPETVYEAAKIDGAGEIRQFVSLTVPLIRGALTFVVVISIIHAFQAFDLVYVLTGANGGPETGTYVLGIMLFQHAFSFLEFGYASALAWVMFAILLLLTVIQLRITRRRSWEASRGLA
- a CDS encoding carboxylesterase/lipase family protein gives rise to the protein MHERIVRARTAAGTVEGFTRDGVNRWRGIPYARPPVGPLRYKAPQPAERWSGVRHCHGFANCAPQQRRYTMVGLGRYQPMSEDCLTLNVVTPEGGADEPLPVMFFIHGGGYILGSSATPIYDGAALARRGCVYVSVNYRLGALGCLDLSSLSTPQTNIDGNLYLRDLVLALRWVNDNIASFGGDPDNVTIFGESAGAHITATLLAVPAAKGLFAHAISESPAMGMVRSPEVAAEFATRFAQLLGASPDDAATAVMQASPAQLVKAQQRLIEQGMQKRLGAFPIGPVAGDEVLPIDPIDAMRNGQAHRVPLIVGTNAEEGRLFTRFLRMLPTNQSMVEELLADADPAARERITAAYPNYPAASACIQLGGDFAFGAAAWQIAEAHTNHAPTYLYRYDYAPRTLRWSGFGATHATELFAVFDIYRTRFGALLTAAADQRSALRVSNEVQRRWRSFSRTGVPGDDWPAYTHTDRAVMVFDRKCRIEFDPHQHRRLAWDGFSLVH
- a CDS encoding sigma-70 family RNA polymerase sigma factor, with amino-acid sequence MNAMDLAELAQCFDADRRHLKSVAFQLLGSSSDADDAVQSAWLKASRSDFAAVDNLTGWFTTITAHEAVDQLRGRQRRAERPLAEPDDRTALPGADEEALLADSVSRALVVVLDQLSPAQRVAFVLHDVFGLPFETIGDLLDRTPAAAKKLASRARSRLHPHPAARSPRTAQHIRLVEAFLAASRGGDIATLLELLAPDVVRRVDPALVPDDVPTEVRGARNVAEETRRFSQRARTGVVVLIDGMPGIALAPAGQVWALLRIDFGTDDRIRAIDITRGRRGAVLTSAYA
- a CDS encoding phosphotransferase; translation: MASDNERAIERPSDLTAEWLTETLGAGTVSSFTTERIGTGQMSECYRIGLSYSEGDGPRSVVLKVAASDPMSRQTGLTLGLYEREVRFYHDIAPRLGGAIAPCYHAAVDLSTGVFDLLLGDAAPAVVGDEIAGATSQQAHLAVVELARLHAPLLGDAAAAAAAWLNRDSPLSQAMITPLYAGFIDRYGDRVAPQHRTVCDTFIAAFDGYLAQEGAPGRVRGLVHGDYRLDNMLFGAAGSDRALTVVDWQTVSWGPALTDLAYFLGCALSTPDRRTHYDELLRAYYGALGPMPPITLAELRESVRRQSFFGVMMAIVSSMLVERTARGDEMFMTMLQRHCDHVLDTDALATLPAPAQPEPLQPAEPDELAHTATAEPLWSESWYADFVAAAEGLGGWFRLGLIPNQGRAWIHALLCGPDLPTVAVIDVDVPVPADPWAIRTDSIELRHAADAPLHTYRVDLRARGQSYPDPSALLRGEAGEPVDVALNLEWTTNGTPYQYRVTTRYEIPCTVSGTVVVKHARYQIDSVPGQRDHSWGVRDWWSMNWMWSALHLDDGTHLHGLHLTIPNTGELGIGYLQSAEGPLTELQSVTYREAFAPSGLPLDTNLTLNPGDLAADVEVRAHAPVLLTADDGRVSQFPRAWVDITTGDGRRGVGWMEWNRNQP
- a CDS encoding ABC transporter substrate-binding protein yields the protein MFEKAFGRRSLLRGVGAVTAAGLAPWAGGCAPDDDDALTFFFAANPDEIHPRMRIVKEFERQHPDVKVRPILSGPGVMQQLSTFCAGGKCPDVLMTWELTYAELADRGVLLDLNTFLDRDRQFAAQLRSDSIPALYETFTYNKGQYAFPEQWSGNYLFYNKALFAGAGLAPPPRSWSQPWSFTEFLDAATALTQRDASGRVTQWGFVNAWVSYYSAGLFAMNNGVAWAVPLTNPTHLNFDQDAFIEAVQFYADLTNKHRVAPSASDQQSMSTADLFAVGKAAIALGGHWRYQTFDRADGLDFDVAPLPVGPHGSAACSNIGVTGLAIAATSRRKEQAWEFVKFATGPVGQQLIGESRLFVPVLRSAIDSDGFANAHRRIGNLDVLTEGPAVSKGMPITPAWEKIGALMDRNFGPVLRGARPATSLRALSHAVDEVLRSP
- a CDS encoding DoxX family protein, whose amino-acid sequence is MTLPIVRFLVVLTTAVATAGITLPDLVPAQFVLANSARVGVSRSWLPTLAMLKFAGAGGLIVGLLGLRYIGIAAATGLVLYFIGAVIVHVRARVFSNIAFPGGYLVLSIASLVLLVAH
- a CDS encoding gluconokinase; this translates as MEPKPAVSGDRSTPRSPIVVMGVSGAGKSTIGAALARRLGLPFMDADNLHPPANLAKMSAGVALTDADRYPWLEKVGDWLAAHPDGGVMSCSALKRRYRDQLRTQCPQVRFLHLTGTRELLSRRITARPGHFMPVALLRSQLDALEPLGADENGVAVDVGQDVDDVVDSYLASSTSACDGR
- the pncA gene encoding pyrazinamidase PncA; translated protein: MRALIIVDVQNDFCEGGSVPVTGAAALPAAINAYLASDPGYQHIVATKDFHIDPGDHFSDHPDYSSSWPPHCVAGTLGADFHPDLDTSRLDAVFRKGAFSGAYSGFEGVDDNDTPLLDWLRQRQVDEVDIVGVATDYCVRMTSKDAVRAGLATRVLLDLTAGAAADSTSQAIADMRNAGISVVSSS
- a CDS encoding nuclear transport factor 2 family protein: MARPDREALLAAVERSPQAAAAHDRAGWVGLFTEDARVEDPVGSRPNVGREQIGRFFDTFIAPRDIKFHRDLDIVCGCVVVRDLELEVAMGSAVTMLIPAFLRYDLRGTGADWQIAELRAYWELPAMMLQFLRTGPGAVSPAVQLSRSLLGNQGLRGTAGFLSGFRRAGTRHKKLVETFLNAIVRKDEAAVLQTLSPGAPITLGDDDALDRTELVEQLRGASWTKAIGAGSTVTVSVASDHGRGILFADVAWRGHQINEIRYFPA